In Helianthus annuus cultivar XRQ/B chromosome 9, HanXRQr2.0-SUNRISE, whole genome shotgun sequence, the following are encoded in one genomic region:
- the LOC110910013 gene encoding alpha/beta hydrolase domain-containing protein 17C isoform X1, whose translation MGAMTSTVAAKFAFFPPNPPSYRVEEEEGGRLRMTDVSERENVDVLKLKTKKGTEIVAAYVKNKTASLTLLYSHGNAADLGQMYDLFCELSIHLRVNLLGYDYTGYGQSTGKPSEQNTYADIEAAYRCLLETYGVKEEDIILYGQSVGSGPTLDLASRLSRLRAVVLHSPILSGLRVMYPVKRTYWFDIYKNIDKIPLVRCPVLVIHGTADDVVDYSHGKQLWELCVEKYEPLWIKGGNHCDLELYPEYIRHLKKFISAVEKSGRLKNMQGSLTDNDSKPRVSTDCREKSRPSTDVPEHSRPSTSTEKSRTSVDKREKAKKSVENVEKSTNAVDQPEKARNSIDRFGGMMRAAVLCNIDCFKPTGATGS comes from the exons ATGGGGGCGATGACGTCAACGGTGGCGGCGAAGTTCGCCTTCTTTCCTCCGAATCCGCCGTCGTACagggtggaggaggaggagggtgGAAGGCTGAGGATGACGGATGTGTCGGAGAGGGAAAACGTCGACGTTTTGAAGCTGAAGACGAAAAAGGGGACGGAGATTGTGGCGGCGTATGTGAAGAATAAAACGGCGTCGTTGACGTTGCTTTATTCTCACGGCAACGCTGCTGATCTCGGTCAGATGTATGATTTGTTTTGTGAGCTCAGTATTCATCTTCGAGTTAATTTGTTAGG GTACGACTACACAGGATATGGACAGTCGACCGGTAAG CCAAGTGAACAGAATACATATGCTGACATAGAAGCTGCATATAGATGCCTTTTAGAGACTTATGGTGTGAAAGAAGAAGATATTATATTATACGGTCAGTCCGTTGGTAGTGGGCCTACTCTAGATTTGGCATCTCGTTTATCCAGATTACGGGCCGTTGTCCTTCACAGCCCAATTCTATCTGGACTTAGAGTCATGTATCCTGTGAAAAGAACATATTGGTTTGATATTTATAAG AATATTGACAAAATCCCGTTGGTCAGGTGTCCTGTTCTTGTTATTCAC GGCACTGCTGATGATGTTGTAGATTACTCTCACGGTAAGCAGCTTTGGGAGTTATGTGTAGAGAAATATGAACCGTTATGGATCAAAGGTGGGAACCACTGTGATTTGGAGTTGTACCCGGAGTATATAAGGCACCTTAAGAAGTTCATATCAGCTGTTGAAAAATCTGGTCGTTTGAAGAACATGCAGGGGTCGTTAACAGATAACGATTCGAAACCTCGGGTCAGTACAGATTGTAGAGAGAAATCAAGGCCCAGCACAGATGTTCCGGAACATTCTCGGCCGAGCACAAGCACGGAAAAGTCAAGAACCAGCGTTGACAAACGGGAAAAGGCAAAGAAGAGTGTGGAAAACGTGGAAAAGTCAACCAATGCCGTTGACCAACCCGAGAAAGCAAGAAACAGCATTGATCG ATTTGGAGGTATGATGCGCGCAGCAGTTTTGTGCAATATCGATTGTTTCAAGCCAACAGGTGCAACGGGATCATAA
- the LOC110910013 gene encoding alpha/beta hydrolase domain-containing protein 17C isoform X2: MGAMTSTVAAKFAFFPPNPPSYRVEEEEGGRLRMTDVSERENVDVLKLKTKKGTEIVAAYVKNKTASLTLLYSHGNAADLGQMYDLFCELSIHLRVNLLGYDYTGYGQSTGKPSEQNTYADIEAAYRCLLETYGVKEEDIILYGQSVGSGPTLDLASRLSRLRAVVLHSPILSGLRVMYPVKRTYWFDIYKNIDKIPLVRCPVLVIHGTADDVVDYSHGKQLWELCVEKYEPLWIKGGNHCDLELYPEYIRHLKKFISAVEKSGRLKNMQGSLTDNDSKPRVSTDCREKSRPSTDVPEHSRPSTSTEKSRTSVDKREKAKKSVENVEKSTNAVDQPEKARNSIDRSDLEV, encoded by the exons ATGGGGGCGATGACGTCAACGGTGGCGGCGAAGTTCGCCTTCTTTCCTCCGAATCCGCCGTCGTACagggtggaggaggaggagggtgGAAGGCTGAGGATGACGGATGTGTCGGAGAGGGAAAACGTCGACGTTTTGAAGCTGAAGACGAAAAAGGGGACGGAGATTGTGGCGGCGTATGTGAAGAATAAAACGGCGTCGTTGACGTTGCTTTATTCTCACGGCAACGCTGCTGATCTCGGTCAGATGTATGATTTGTTTTGTGAGCTCAGTATTCATCTTCGAGTTAATTTGTTAGG GTACGACTACACAGGATATGGACAGTCGACCGGTAAG CCAAGTGAACAGAATACATATGCTGACATAGAAGCTGCATATAGATGCCTTTTAGAGACTTATGGTGTGAAAGAAGAAGATATTATATTATACGGTCAGTCCGTTGGTAGTGGGCCTACTCTAGATTTGGCATCTCGTTTATCCAGATTACGGGCCGTTGTCCTTCACAGCCCAATTCTATCTGGACTTAGAGTCATGTATCCTGTGAAAAGAACATATTGGTTTGATATTTATAAG AATATTGACAAAATCCCGTTGGTCAGGTGTCCTGTTCTTGTTATTCAC GGCACTGCTGATGATGTTGTAGATTACTCTCACGGTAAGCAGCTTTGGGAGTTATGTGTAGAGAAATATGAACCGTTATGGATCAAAGGTGGGAACCACTGTGATTTGGAGTTGTACCCGGAGTATATAAGGCACCTTAAGAAGTTCATATCAGCTGTTGAAAAATCTGGTCGTTTGAAGAACATGCAGGGGTCGTTAACAGATAACGATTCGAAACCTCGGGTCAGTACAGATTGTAGAGAGAAATCAAGGCCCAGCACAGATGTTCCGGAACATTCTCGGCCGAGCACAAGCACGGAAAAGTCAAGAACCAGCGTTGACAAACGGGAAAAGGCAAAGAAGAGTGTGGAAAACGTGGAAAAGTCAACCAATGCCGTTGACCAACCCGAGAAAGCAAGAAACAGCATTGATCGGTCTG ATTTGGAGGTATGA
- the LOC110911363 gene encoding uncharacterized protein LOC110911363 gives MVWDNIREVISSGSCQWVLLGDFNAVRFPEDRKNTGFNRTCAKDFNEFIDETGLVEYSIRGRKFTFLAPNSNKLNKIDRVLVSKDFFEAWPDACFGVLPRLHSNHCPLILETSRKNFGAKPFRFFNSWLEKEGFDDLVETVVGLFVMEGGLPDVVLTKKFKHLRTCIKRWRNDMEIKENEDFLRDKEELENMDNIVESTDLNEEVCWIKEECMNNIRVQEYLAAMDLKQKSHCRWAVEGDENSGFFHRLINNRRKKNRYPRAQHWGYVDY, from the coding sequence ATGGTTTGGGATAACATTCGGGAGGTTATTAGTTCAGGGTCTTGTCAGTGGGTGTTACTTGGTGACTTCAATGCGGTTAGATTTCCTGAAGATAGGAAGAACACGGGTTTTAACAGAACTTGCGCTAAAGATTTCAATGAATTCATAGACGAGACTGGGTTGGTGGAGTATAGTATAAGAGGCCGTAAGTTTACATTTTTAGCTCCGAATTCTAACAAACTCAATAAAATTGATCGTGTGCTAGTTAGTAAAGATTTCTTTGAGGCTTGGCCCGATGCTTGTTTTGGAGTGCTCCCGAGACTGCACTCTAATCACTGCCCATTAATTCTTGAGACGTCTCGGAAAAATTTCGGTGCTAAACCTTTCAGATTCTTCAATTCTTGGCTCGAAAAGGAAGGTTTTGATGATTTGGTGGAAACTGTcgtgggtttgtttgttatgGAGGGAGGGCTTCCTGACGTGGTTTTGACTAAAAAGTTTAAGCACCTTAGAACCTGTATTAAGAGGTGGAGAAACGATATGGAAATCAAAGAGAATGAGGACTTTTTGAGGGATAAGGAAGAGTTGGAGAATATGGATAATATTGTTGAATCTACGGATCTTAATGAGGAAGTGTGTTGGATAAAGGAGGAGTGCATGAACAACATTCGAGTTCAGGAGTATTTGGcggccatggatttgaaacaaaaGTCTCACTGCAGGTGGGCGGTTGAGGGCGACGAGAATTCTGGTTTTTTTCATAGACTGATCAACAACAGAAGAAAAAAAAACCGGTATCCCAGGGCTCAACATTGGGGGTACGTGGATTACTAA